The Limnochorda sp. LNt genome includes a region encoding these proteins:
- a CDS encoding phosphopentomutase produces MATHATMNRVCLIVLDSVGIGELPDAARFGDEGSHTLRHAAESVGGLEVPHLERLGLGCIEPIPGVGCPERPQASYGKMAEQAAGKDTTTGHWELTGVVLDRPFPVYPDGFPPEVIEAFEAAIGRKVLGNKPASGTVIIEELGPEHLRTGRPIVYTSADSVFQIAAHESVIPVEELYRMCETARRILTGPHAVGRVIARPFEGRPGSFRRTPRRRDFSLAPPRPTLLDRLVEAGLSVWAVGKVEDIFAGRGITEAVHTRDNDEGVAATLDLLRRTRQQRGLIFTNLVDFDTLWGHRNDPVAYARGLEAFDRQLPGLLGELRERDVLILTADHGNDPATPSTDHSREYVPLLVTGPAIRPGVDLGVRRTFADVAATVAELLGIPARFDAGRSFAADVLA; encoded by the coding sequence ATGGCGACGCACGCAACGATGAACCGGGTCTGCCTGATCGTCCTCGACAGCGTCGGCATCGGCGAGCTGCCCGACGCTGCCCGCTTCGGCGACGAGGGCAGCCATACCCTGCGCCACGCCGCCGAATCGGTGGGGGGCCTCGAGGTGCCGCACCTCGAGCGCCTGGGCCTCGGCTGCATCGAGCCCATCCCCGGCGTGGGATGCCCCGAGCGGCCGCAGGCCTCCTACGGCAAGATGGCCGAGCAAGCCGCGGGCAAGGATACGACGACGGGTCACTGGGAGCTGACCGGCGTGGTGTTGGACAGGCCCTTCCCGGTCTATCCCGACGGCTTTCCGCCCGAGGTGATCGAGGCCTTCGAGGCGGCCATCGGCCGCAAGGTGCTGGGCAACAAGCCCGCCTCCGGCACGGTCATCATCGAGGAGCTGGGACCCGAGCACCTGCGCACGGGCCGGCCCATTGTCTACACCTCGGCGGACAGCGTCTTCCAGATCGCGGCGCACGAGTCCGTCATCCCGGTGGAGGAGCTGTATCGCATGTGCGAGACGGCTCGCCGCATCCTGACCGGCCCCCACGCCGTGGGGCGGGTCATCGCCCGCCCCTTCGAGGGTCGGCCCGGCTCGTTCAGGCGCACGCCGCGCCGCCGCGACTTCAGCCTGGCACCTCCCCGGCCCACCCTGCTGGATCGTCTCGTCGAAGCCGGCCTGTCGGTCTGGGCGGTGGGCAAGGTGGAGGACATCTTCGCCGGACGCGGCATCACCGAGGCCGTGCACACCCGCGACAACGACGAGGGGGTCGCCGCCACCCTGGATCTTCTCCGGCGCACCCGCCAGCAGCGGGGCCTGATCTTCACCAACCTCGTCGACTTCGACACGCTGTGGGGGCATCGCAACGACCCCGTGGCCTACGCCCGGGGCCTGGAGGCCTTCGACCGGCAGCTACCGGGCTTGCTCGGCGAGCTGCGCGAGCGGGACGTCCTCATCCTGACGGCCGACCATGGCAACGACCCGGCCACGCCCAGCACGGACCACTCACGCGAGTACGTCCCGCTGCTGGTGACCGGGCCCGCCATCCGGCCCGGCGTCGACCTGGGGGTGCGCCGGACCTTCGCCGACGTCGCCGCCACGGTCGCCGAGCTCCTGGGCATCCCGGCACGGTTCGACGCGGGCCGGAGCTTCGCCGCCGACGTCCTGGCCTGA
- a CDS encoding GNAT family N-acetyltransferase yields MRIEGDRISLRPAREEDVPHLLAWSLDPEVARFARGEYPATLEGTRRWLEEGRKDRYRMVFIIEGPGGRPIGDVDLYHIAWRSKEAELRIRIGFPAMWNQGLGTDAIRTLLRYAFEQRGMRRIYLRVLRSNPRAIRCYEKCGFRKEGRMRVDEDGHPDELLLMSVTPDRLQPGRTGPPALPESRHLVSA; encoded by the coding sequence ATGCGCATCGAGGGGGATCGAATCAGCCTTCGACCCGCCCGAGAGGAGGACGTCCCGCACCTGCTGGCCTGGTCGCTCGACCCCGAGGTGGCCCGGTTCGCCCGGGGAGAGTACCCGGCCACCCTCGAGGGTACCCGGCGGTGGCTGGAGGAGGGTCGCAAGGATCGCTACCGCATGGTCTTCATCATCGAAGGGCCTGGCGGCCGCCCCATCGGCGACGTCGACCTCTATCACATCGCCTGGCGCAGCAAGGAGGCGGAGTTGCGCATCCGTATCGGCTTTCCCGCGATGTGGAACCAGGGACTGGGCACCGACGCCATCCGGACCCTGCTGCGCTACGCCTTCGAGCAGCGCGGGATGCGCCGGATCTACCTGCGGGTGCTGAGGAGCAACCCCCGGGCCATCCGGTGCTACGAGAAGTGCGGCTTCCGCAAGGAGGGCCGCATGCGCGTCGACGAGGACGGCCACCCTGACGAACTCCTCCTGATGAGCGTCACCCCGGACCGGCTCCAGCCGGGGCGGACCGGACCGCCGGCGCTCCCCGAGAGCCGGCACCTCGTCAGCGCGTGA
- a CDS encoding amino acid ABC transporter ATP-binding protein, with product MIVFRDVHKWFGGLHVLKGIDFSVQPGEVVVFIGPSGSGKSTLLRCINRLEPIQRGQVVVDGFDVNDPATPLIRLRSEVGMVFQQFNLYPHMTVLDNITLAPIKVRGIPPEQARRAALELLAKVGIPDKAQAYPSQLSGGQQQRVAIARALAMRPKIMLFDEPTSALDPEMIQEVLDVMVELAREGMTMVVVTHEMGFAREVAHRVIFMDDGRIVEQGPPAQLFSRPVEARTRAFLDKIL from the coding sequence ATCATCGTCTTCCGCGACGTCCACAAGTGGTTCGGCGGGCTGCACGTCTTGAAGGGCATCGACTTCTCGGTGCAGCCCGGCGAGGTCGTGGTCTTCATCGGGCCCAGCGGATCGGGCAAGAGCACGCTGTTGCGGTGCATCAACCGCCTGGAGCCCATCCAGCGGGGACAGGTGGTGGTGGACGGATTCGACGTCAACGACCCCGCCACGCCGCTCATCCGGTTGCGCAGCGAGGTCGGGATGGTCTTCCAGCAGTTCAACCTCTACCCGCACATGACGGTGCTCGACAACATCACCCTGGCTCCCATCAAGGTGCGGGGCATCCCTCCCGAGCAGGCCCGGCGAGCGGCCCTCGAGCTCCTGGCCAAGGTCGGCATCCCCGACAAGGCGCAGGCGTACCCCTCCCAGCTCTCCGGCGGCCAGCAGCAGCGGGTCGCCATCGCCCGGGCGCTGGCCATGCGCCCCAAGATCATGCTCTTCGACGAACCGACCTCGGCCCTGGACCCCGAGATGATCCAGGAGGTCCTGGACGTCATGGTGGAGCTGGCCCGGGAGGGGATGACCATGGTGGTCGTCACCCACGAGATGGGCTTCGCCCGGGAGGTGGCGCACCGGGTCATCTTCATGGACGACGGCCGCATCGTCGAGCAGGGGCCACCCGCGCAGCTCTTCTCCCGACCCGTCGAGGCCCGCACCCGCGCCTTCCTCGACAAGATCCTCTGA
- a CDS encoding ATP-binding protein, with amino-acid sequence MNGHRWETPRRLASGWGQTRDSFVLRIPADTANLAFARAVVAAFAARLPFTVEEIEDLKLAVSEIVANCIVHAYPAGQPGPVWVAARVVEGALEVVVEDRGLGIADVDRAREAGYSSVGGEHLGIGFSVAETYVDALSVDSTPGEGTCVRMLKRPARQAAGPLAR; translated from the coding sequence ATGAACGGACATCGGTGGGAGACGCCCCGGCGGCTGGCGAGCGGCTGGGGCCAGACCCGCGACAGCTTCGTGCTGCGCATCCCAGCCGACACCGCCAATCTGGCCTTCGCCCGGGCGGTGGTGGCAGCCTTCGCGGCGCGCCTGCCCTTCACCGTCGAGGAGATCGAGGATCTCAAGCTGGCCGTCTCCGAGATCGTGGCCAACTGCATCGTCCACGCCTATCCCGCCGGCCAGCCGGGACCCGTCTGGGTGGCGGCGCGGGTGGTGGAGGGCGCCCTGGAGGTCGTGGTGGAGGACCGCGGCCTCGGCATCGCCGACGTGGATCGGGCCCGCGAGGCCGGCTACTCGTCGGTGGGGGGCGAGCACCTGGGCATCGGCTTCTCCGTGGCCGAGACCTACGTGGACGCGCTGTCGGTGGACTCCACCCCGGGGGAGGGGACCTGTGTGCGCATGCTCAAGCGGCCCGCCCGCCAGGCCGCCGGCCCCCTCGCCCGATAG
- a CDS encoding D-alanyl-D-alanine carboxypeptidase family protein, translating into MVRRLATLLAVSTAAVAVWIAARLVWPAGPPSSFPALAPPAAPELRLASRAAVLMDAATGQVLYARNPDEPLPPASVTKIMTLMLALEAVHEGRIGMADEVVASERAASMGGSQVWLEPGERMTLRELLYAIAVGSANDASVAVAEALAGSEEAFVDMMNRRARALGMKNTRFANASGLPPQETGHQGPHVASALDLALLSRQAVRTPGLLEMVSTWEYTMRQDGIQRPVLYNFNRLLRRYPGVDGLKTGMTSEAGYCIAVTAVRDNLRLIVVTLSAPTAQAREDDVRTLFDWGFRRYEARRLASAGDTVGIVEVARGQPAYVPLVLASDAFMTVERGSRVEVVQRADLPERLAAPLAADAEVGRVRLLEAGTDRVLAEVPVKVAQPVEVAPWRALVGRHLRAFMQVWLPVERRLVAPEAN; encoded by the coding sequence GTGGTCCGGCGGCTGGCCACTCTTCTGGCGGTGTCGACGGCGGCCGTGGCGGTCTGGATCGCCGCGAGGCTGGTCTGGCCAGCCGGCCCGCCCTCCTCCTTCCCGGCGCTGGCGCCCCCGGCGGCACCCGAGCTGCGCCTCGCCTCCAGGGCGGCGGTACTGATGGACGCCGCCACGGGTCAGGTGCTCTACGCCCGCAATCCCGACGAGCCGCTGCCGCCGGCCAGCGTCACCAAGATCATGACCCTCATGCTGGCGCTGGAGGCCGTCCACGAGGGTCGCATCGGCATGGCCGACGAGGTGGTGGCCTCGGAGCGGGCCGCCTCCATGGGGGGCAGCCAGGTGTGGCTGGAGCCCGGCGAGCGGATGACCCTGCGGGAGCTGCTCTACGCGATCGCCGTCGGCTCCGCCAACGACGCCTCGGTGGCGGTGGCCGAGGCCCTGGCCGGCTCGGAGGAGGCCTTCGTCGACATGATGAACCGCCGCGCCCGGGCCCTCGGCATGAAGAACACCCGGTTCGCCAACGCCTCGGGCCTGCCGCCTCAGGAGACCGGCCACCAGGGCCCTCACGTCGCCAGCGCGCTGGACCTGGCCCTGCTCTCCCGGCAGGCCGTGCGCACCCCGGGCCTGCTGGAGATGGTTTCGACGTGGGAGTACACCATGCGCCAGGACGGCATCCAGCGGCCGGTGCTCTACAACTTCAACCGCCTGCTGCGGCGCTATCCGGGCGTCGACGGCCTCAAGACCGGCATGACCAGCGAAGCGGGCTACTGCATTGCCGTGACGGCGGTACGCGACAACCTGCGCCTCATCGTCGTCACGCTGAGCGCCCCCACGGCCCAGGCCCGGGAGGATGACGTGCGCACCCTGTTCGACTGGGGCTTCCGTCGCTACGAGGCGCGGCGCCTGGCATCCGCCGGCGACACGGTAGGGATCGTGGAGGTGGCGCGGGGCCAGCCGGCCTACGTCCCCCTGGTGCTGGCCAGCGACGCCTTCATGACGGTGGAGCGGGGCAGTCGGGTGGAGGTGGTCCAGCGGGCCGACCTGCCCGAGCGTCTGGCGGCCCCGCTGGCGGCCGACGCCGAGGTGGGCCGCGTGCGCCTGCTGGAGGCCGGTACGGATCGGGTCCTCGCGGAGGTGCCGGTCAAGGTGGCCCAGCCGGTCGAGGTCGCACCGTGGCGGGCCCTGGTGGGCCGCCATCTCCGAGCGTTCATGCAGGTCTGGCTTCCTGTCGAGAGGAGGCTCGTGGCTCCTGAGGCGAACTAA
- a CDS encoding stage II sporulation protein M: MRWGVAVAWQQEHGLAHRLTHWTPAALAALAWGAGLRAGLVAPLPVPVPSSYAGWAWPQGATPAEAMLALLGRHLLLGAGGIWLLGLTGVGTPLGLAAVALRAYVGGMLLTSALARWGWAGVGTAAVALAPAQLMATWAAVQASRAAARWSLALSRAVATRAPAWLGEDFARYAYSGAVSIALAAVAAAAEMLGWAAARALGLVATG; the protein is encoded by the coding sequence ATGAGGTGGGGCGTGGCGGTCGCCTGGCAGCAGGAGCACGGACTGGCCCACCGCCTGACGCACTGGACGCCCGCCGCTCTGGCGGCCTTGGCCTGGGGGGCGGGCCTGCGGGCCGGGCTGGTGGCCCCCCTGCCGGTACCGGTCCCCTCCTCGTACGCAGGATGGGCCTGGCCCCAGGGGGCCACGCCGGCCGAGGCCATGCTGGCCCTGCTGGGACGTCATCTCCTGCTGGGCGCGGGCGGGATCTGGCTGCTGGGGTTGACGGGCGTGGGCACCCCCCTCGGGCTCGCCGCGGTGGCGCTGCGGGCCTACGTCGGCGGGATGCTCCTGACCTCCGCGCTGGCGCGGTGGGGTTGGGCCGGCGTGGGCACGGCGGCCGTAGCGCTGGCACCGGCGCAACTGATGGCCACCTGGGCGGCGGTCCAGGCCTCCCGGGCAGCGGCCCGGTGGAGCCTGGCCCTGTCGAGGGCCGTGGCGACCCGCGCGCCCGCATGGCTCGGCGAGGACTTCGCCCGGTACGCTTACAGCGGGGCCGTCTCGATAGCCCTGGCCGCCGTGGCCGCCGCGGCGGAGATGCTGGGCTGGGCCGCGGCCAGGGCGCTGGGACTGGTGGCCACCGGGTGA
- a CDS encoding sigma-70 family RNA polymerase sigma factor: protein MCACSSGPPARPPAPSPDRAVRPEAHEGLVVAVARRFRWSAVPYEDLLQAARLGLVQAAARFDPHLGIAFATYAVPIMLGEVRRLVDRARPVSGARTARALVARAEAVRQRLERQTSREVTLGEVAGDLGVDAAELAAAIGALSDPLPLEPDPSAAQAGPEPAGAPSPDAWIDRLAVRQALAGLPSEWRAIVYLRYFRGLSQSEAARILGISQPVVSRRERAALALLRHRLEPHPEGGDPWRHLPEG, encoded by the coding sequence GTGTGCGCATGCTCAAGCGGCCCGCCCGCCAGGCCGCCGGCCCCCTCGCCCGATAGGGCCGTCCGGCCCGAGGCCCACGAGGGCCTGGTGGTGGCCGTCGCCCGCCGCTTCCGGTGGTCCGCGGTGCCGTACGAGGATCTGCTGCAGGCGGCGCGGCTGGGGCTGGTGCAGGCGGCGGCCCGGTTCGACCCCCATCTGGGCATCGCCTTCGCCACGTACGCCGTGCCCATCATGCTGGGCGAGGTGCGGCGCCTGGTGGACAGGGCTCGGCCCGTCAGCGGGGCTCGCACGGCGCGGGCGCTGGTAGCGCGCGCGGAGGCGGTCCGGCAGCGCCTGGAGCGCCAGACCTCCCGAGAGGTGACCCTGGGAGAGGTGGCCGGTGACCTCGGGGTGGACGCCGCGGAGCTGGCCGCCGCCATCGGCGCGCTGAGCGATCCGCTGCCCCTGGAGCCCGACCCGTCTGCCGCGCAGGCCGGGCCGGAGCCGGCCGGGGCTCCATCGCCCGACGCCTGGATCGACCGCCTGGCCGTGCGACAGGCGCTGGCCGGTCTGCCATCGGAATGGCGCGCCATCGTCTACCTGCGCTACTTCCGCGGCCTGAGCCAGTCCGAGGCGGCGCGGATCCTCGGCATCTCGCAGCCCGTGGTCTCCCGGCGCGAGCGCGCGGCGCTGGCCCTGCTCCGGCATCGACTGGAGCCGCATCCAGAAGGAGGAGACCCGTGGCGTCACTTGCCTGAAGGGTAG
- a CDS encoding STAS domain-containing protein, producing MAIHVEVVRQGPVLVARVEGDLDMVSAAQLRDPVEEAWNAGSDLRHIVLNLKGLSFLDSTGIAVILGRYRAALARGGRLVVVDANARVRRMLEISGALRLVELADSEAEALARLAPRKQGRGRRRRRRQHPT from the coding sequence TTGGCCATTCATGTCGAAGTCGTGCGCCAGGGTCCGGTGCTGGTGGCCCGCGTCGAGGGGGACCTGGACATGGTCTCTGCCGCCCAGCTGCGCGACCCCGTCGAGGAGGCCTGGAACGCCGGGTCGGACCTGCGCCACATCGTACTCAACCTGAAGGGCCTGTCGTTTCTCGACAGCACGGGGATCGCGGTGATCCTGGGGCGCTACCGGGCCGCGCTGGCCCGGGGTGGCCGCCTGGTGGTGGTCGACGCCAACGCCCGGGTCCGGCGGATGCTGGAGATCAGCGGCGCCCTGCGACTGGTGGAGCTGGCCGACAGTGAGGCCGAGGCGCTGGCGCGTCTTGCGCCGCGCAAGCAAGGCCGCGGCCGCCGGCGAAGGAGGCGGCAGCACCCGACATGA